A single window of bacterium DNA harbors:
- a CDS encoding fumarylacetoacetate hydrolase family protein, with protein MKLASFKIEGRESYGIVTDDGIIDLSKRLDHANLRSLIADGFDSARGFAGESPDYSLADVELLPVIPEPGAIWCAGMNTHTHFEEAKSAMGLSEVPKVPMFFLRANNTLVASGQALEKPALEPAFDYEGEIAIIIGQRCRNVSVEDAGKHIAGYTCFNDGSARKYQMMSNQVTTGKNGYHSGGFGPWMATADSIAADALALTTRVNGELRQSMKIDDLIFSFTDLISHISEVTWLEPGDVIVTGSAEGAGGLMKPPHFLKAGDVIEVEVSGIGMLTNSVVEQV; from the coding sequence TTGAAACTCGCGAGCTTCAAGATCGAAGGAAGAGAGTCGTATGGAATCGTTACAGATGACGGAATCATCGATCTATCGAAACGACTCGATCATGCGAATTTGCGATCGTTGATCGCAGATGGCTTCGATTCAGCCCGAGGATTCGCGGGAGAATCACCGGACTACTCACTGGCTGACGTCGAACTATTGCCGGTCATCCCCGAGCCCGGTGCCATCTGGTGTGCAGGCATGAATACCCACACCCACTTCGAAGAAGCCAAGTCCGCCATGGGTCTGTCCGAAGTGCCAAAAGTGCCGATGTTCTTTCTGCGCGCCAATAATACTCTGGTGGCCTCGGGCCAGGCGCTCGAAAAGCCTGCGCTCGAACCCGCTTTCGACTATGAAGGAGAAATCGCCATCATCATCGGCCAGCGCTGCCGAAACGTCTCGGTTGAAGACGCCGGAAAACACATCGCCGGATACACCTGCTTCAACGATGGCAGCGCCCGGAAATACCAGATGATGTCCAATCAGGTAACGACCGGAAAAAACGGCTACCACAGCGGTGGATTCGGCCCCTGGATGGCCACGGCTGACAGCATCGCAGCCGACGCTCTGGCGTTGACGACCCGGGTCAATGGGGAACTCCGGCAATCGATGAAGATCGATGATCTGATCTTTTCTTTCACCGATCTGATTTCGCATATTTCGGAAGTGACCTGGCTGGAACCCGGTGATGTGATCGTCACCGGTTCTGCAGAAGGCGCAGGTGGCTTGATGAAACCACCCCACTTCCTGAAGGCCGGAGATGTGATCGAGGTCGAAGTGAGCGGCATTGGAATGTTGACCAATAGCGTGGTGGAACAGGTC